A genomic segment from Aspergillus puulaauensis MK2 DNA, chromosome 1, nearly complete sequence encodes:
- a CDS encoding Zn(II)2Cys6 transcription factor (COG:S;~EggNog:ENOG410PUW0;~InterPro:IPR036864,IPR007219,IPR001138;~PFAM:PF00172;~go_function: GO:0000981 - DNA-binding transcription factor activity, RNA polymerase II-specific [Evidence IEA];~go_function: GO:0003677 - DNA binding [Evidence IEA];~go_function: GO:0008270 - zinc ion binding [Evidence IEA];~go_process: GO:0006351 - transcription, DNA-templated [Evidence IEA];~go_process: GO:0006355 - regulation of transcription, DNA-templated [Evidence IEA]), with protein sequence MQAPRLNKSCDQCRNRKVRCIVSPTPGAACTRCIKRNEVCQFSNLKRRIRVKDPTPKEGSGAEYRPSSDLFIDRLVRNPSESAVFYDEFSILKVHDDRVPSSGLAFFSEKRVDSLVKRLGHTQVRDLIQQIDKSIRTRLLSRPGKDISLYSLASVQPELVIYPEAASHIQRYFEVLHPIYPFLDRQSFEAKASSANLLQVLEEDYAFCALYYAVMALGCQYNGYSSFIPEDSHAWKLFQTALTRLDRILMTAESLPNLQVS encoded by the exons ATGCAGGCCCCGAGACTCAACAAGTCCTGCGACCAGTGCCGGAACCGGAAGGTCCGCTGTATAG TCTCGCCCACCCCTGGAGCTGCGTGCACCCGCTGCATA AAACGCAATGAGGTGTGCCAGTTTAGTAATCTAAAGCGCCGAATCCGCGTGAAGG ATCCAACGCCCAAAGAGGGATCTGGCGCAGAGTACAGGCCGTCATCAGATCTATTCATTGATCGGTTGGTTCGAAATCCGTCAGAGAGTGCAGTTTTCTATGATGAGTTCTCCATTCTCAAG GTCCACGATGATCGAG TGCCCAGCTCTGGCCTTGCCTTCTTTTCTGAGAAGCGAGTTGACTCGTTGGTGAAGCGACTCGGTCACACCCAGGTCAGGGACCTGATCCAGCAGATTGACAAATCAATCAGAACGCGGTTACTTTCAAGACCTGGCAAGGACATCTCGCTATATAGTCTGGCCAGCGTTCAACCAGAATTAGTGATCTATCCAGAGGCTGCATCGCATATACAAC GCTACTTTGAGGTCCTGCATCCGATATACCCGTTTCTTGATCGGCAGTCATTTGAAGCGAAAGCTTCAAGTGCAAACCTGCTTCAGGTGCTAGAAGAAGACTACGCGTTTTGTGCACTATACTACGCAGTGATGGCCCTCGGCTGCCAATATAATGGATATAGCTCGTTTATCCCCGAAGATAGCCACGCGTGGAAACTCTTTCAAACTGCTCTTACCCGGTTAGACCGTATTTTGATGACAGCAGAGTCACTGCCCAATCTTCAAGTGAGTTAG
- a CDS encoding fungal specific transcription factor domain-containing protein (COG:S;~EggNog:ENOG410PUW0;~TransMembrane:1 (o103-125i)) gives MQPDDTTMTAIDHVHTLLEEWRLSIPIDFRPKEPLQRRRLMDGASKEIALRTHYYYYHVIIALERLTLHVSRDIGRSENAMRTLLNTAREIINLTRYIDVEPYTPVFILAIIPLSALFILFDFVVHHPNDPDIRGHLTLLDIITGHFSQLDYASNGALKSSYLSGFSHMARQYVESVAVSKRPVEASADPTSSATQIPVDNLVQSVYTPSQNDSLEFSNDPTLMEGIGDEYGSLSLDSLYFLTPDSDWMAGMSSLEEFDPREHYGSIFL, from the exons ATGCAGCCGGATGATACAACCATGACCGCTATTGACCACGTCCATACACTGCTTGAGGAATGGCGGCTGTCTATCCCGATAGATTTCCGACCGAAAGAGCCTCTCCAACGGCGTCGCCTAATGGACGGTGCATCGAAGGAGATTGCACTACGAACACACTATTACTATTACCATGTAATCATCGCACTCGAACGACTAACACTCCACGTCAGCCGAGACATCGGACGAAGCGAGAACGCCATGCGGACACTGCTCAATACCGCAAGGGAAATCATCAACCTAACGCGCTACATCGACGTAGAGCCATATACTCCAGTTTT CATTCTTGCAATTATACCCCTCTCCGCGCTGTTCATCTTATTTGATTTTGTGGTCCACCATCCAAATGACCCGGACATTCGCGGCCATCTGACCCTCCTAGATATCATCACCGGCCACTTCAGTCAACTCGACTACGCCTCGAACGGGGCACTGAAATCCTCGTATCTCTCTGGCTTTTCGCACATGGCCAGACAATACGTGGAAAGCGTCGCGGTATCAAAACGCCCAGTTGAGGCATCGGCAGATCCTACCAGTAGTGCAACCCAGATACCGGTTGATAACCTCGTCCAGTCGGTATATACGCCTTCGCAGAATGACTCTTTAGAGTTTTCGAATGATCCTACACTCATGGAGGGGATCGGGGATGAATATGGGAGTCTCAGTTTGGATAGCTTGTATTTCCTTACGCCGGACAGCGATTGGATGGCGGGGATGTCTTCCCTAGAAGAGTTCGATCCGAGGGAGCATTATGGGTCTATTTTCTTATAA
- a CDS encoding NmrA/HSCARG family protein (COG:S;~EggNog:ENOG410PWIX;~InterPro:IPR036291,IPR008030;~PFAM:PF13460,PF05368) — protein sequence MTKHTVVGGSVVEELLQHPDLYHIRALTRDPSKPAATALTARGVEVQYADLDDTREALAAAFTGAHVIYALTDFWQKQSSSAEIEQGKTIADAAAATPTLQHFIWSALPDPVALSGGEFLNVHHWKGKSLVTEYIETRKPDLWERTTTILFPNYFENCLTIPDRYLPTKDGAGRYTLRFPHSPKTVMPNVAIADTGKLVHIILEAGPVYLTKTIAFWAQALSEAEKLAELGNHYNVPTRYVPASASEFQEILMTQNRMSEEIALDFTEQLMIFEKCGNVYARDEFVQAREIPGLSLQTWSEFICKHKLLDQA from the exons ATGACCAAACACACTGTCGTG GGCGGATCCGTCGTAgaagagcttcttcaacacccTGACCTCTACCATATCCGCGCATTAACCCGGGACCCTTCCAAACCCGCCGCAACAGCACTGACAGCACGCGGCGTTGAAGTCCAGTACGCAGACCTGGATGACACCCGAGAAGCCCTCGCCGCAGCCTTTACCGGTGCACACGTTATCTATGCACTGACCGACTTCTGGCAGAAGCAGTCATCCTCTGCTGAAATCGAGCAGGGCAAGACCATCGCCGATGCTGCAGCCGCAACTCCAACACTGCAGCACTTCATATGGAGCGCATTGCCAGACCCGGTTGCCTTGTCCGGAGGAGAATTCCTCAACGTACACCACTGGAAGGGTAAGAGCTTGGTTACTGAGTATATTGAGACCCGTAAACCAGATTTGTGGGAAAGGACCACGACCATTCTTTTCCCGAATTACTTTGAGAATTGTCTGACCATTCCTGACCGGTATCTGCCTACCAAG GATGGTGCAGGAAGATATACGCTTAGATTCCCACACAGCCCCAAGACGGTCATGCCGAATGTTGCCATCGCTGATACGGGCAAGCTGGTCCACATAATCCTCGAAGCTGGTCCAGTCTACCTCACAAAAACAATCGCGTTCTGGGCCCAAGCCTTGTCGGAGGCCGAGAAACTGGCTGAGCTGGGAAATC ACTACAATGTCCCGACCCGTTATGTCCCAGCGAGCGCGAGCGAGTTCCAAGAGATCCTCATGACACAGAACCGCATGTCCGAGGAGATTGCGTTAGACTTCACCGAGCAACTGATGATCTTCGAAAAGTGTGGAAACGTCTACGCAAGAGACGAATTTGTGCAAGCACGGGAG atcCCTGGCCTGAGTCTTCAGACTTGGTCCGAATTTATTTGCAAGCATAAGTTGCTGGATCAGGCGTAA